A window from Malania oleifera isolate guangnan ecotype guangnan chromosome 7, ASM2987363v1, whole genome shotgun sequence encodes these proteins:
- the LOC131160672 gene encoding photosystem I reaction center subunit psaK, chloroplastic yields the protein MATVTMNSLSLPSFSGLRPNTPSATPPVSLLHSTFAAAAQPMGRRQGKGALGAKCGFIGSPTNLIMVSTTSLMLFAGRFGLAPSANRKATAGLKLEARESGLQTGDPAGFTLADTLACGSVGHIIGVGVVLGLKNLGVI from the exons ATGGCCACTGTGACGATGAACTCTCTCTCCCTCCCAAGCTTCAGCGGCCTAAGGCCCAACACGCCTTCAGCCACACCACCTGTTTCACTCCTCCATTCCACCTTC GCAGCAGCAGCTCAGCCTATGGGGCGGCGCCAGGGGAAGGGAGCTTTGGGCGCTAAGTGTGGTTTCATTGGCTCACCCACAAATTTG ATAATGGTGAGCACAACAAGCCTGATGCTGTTTGCCGGGAGGTTCGGGCTGGCGCCGTCGGCAAACAGGAAGGCGACGGCGGGGCTGAAGCTGGAGGCGAGGGAATCAGGGCTGCAGACGGGAGACCCAGCTGGATTCACCCTCGCAGACACACTGGCCTGCGGCAGTGTGGGTCACATTATTGGGGTCGGGGTTGTTCTTGGCCTTAAGAACCTCGGTGTCATCTGA